From a single Miscanthus floridulus cultivar M001 chromosome 8, ASM1932011v1, whole genome shotgun sequence genomic region:
- the LOC136469705 gene encoding uncharacterized protein → MSIPNYTYLKLKMPGPHGVITVVTSFCRAYECEVKCCGHATAVVASEELATLRGEVTKEVLDAKKSTGSFKSAEGSKEVLVDPSSSKAKKVRIGTALSSK, encoded by the coding sequence atgtccatccccaactatacatacctcaagctaaagatgccaggtcctcatggggtcatcaccgtcgtcaCCTCCTTCTGTCGCGCTTACGAGTGTGAAGTCAAATGCTGCGGCCATGCCACAGCAGtcgtcgcctccgaagagctcgccaccctcaggggggaggtcaccaaagaagtgCTCGACGCGAAGAAATCGACCGGGTCGTTcaaatcggcagagggctccaaggaggtcctcgtggaccccagTAGCTCCAAGGCTAAaaaggtacgcattggtaccgcgctctcctccaaatag